One Mercurialis annua linkage group LG3, ddMerAnnu1.2, whole genome shotgun sequence DNA window includes the following coding sequences:
- the LOC126672567 gene encoding uncharacterized protein LOC126672567 produces the protein MPHYAKFLKDILMNKRSWDENAVSFTENCSSISLSKLPTKLDDPGSFTIPCTIGDLQTTNCLCDLDSSINLMPLSLFRKLLGDQKVKTTPMMLQLADHSVKKPYGIVENVLVKVDKFIFPTDFVVLDNEIDKEYPLILGRPFVNTSRALIDVNVGKLTM, from the coding sequence ATGCCGCATTATGCCAAGTTTTTAAAGGACATCCTTATGAACAAGAGAAGCTGGGATGAGAATGCAGTTTCATTTACTGAAAATTGCAGCTCAATTAGCTTGAGCAAATTACCAACGAAGCTCGAtgatccagggagttttactATTCCTTGTACTATTGGTGATTTGCAAACTACTAATTGTCTTTGTGATTTGGATTCTAGTATAAATTTAATGCCTCTATCTTTGTTTAGGAAACTACTTGGTGATCAAAAAGTTAAGACCACCCCAATGATGTTGCAGTTGGCTGACCATTCGGTCAAGAAGCCATATGGGATCGTGGAAAATGTTTTAGTTAAGGTCGACAAATTCATATTCCCAACGGATTTTGTCGTCCTTGACAATGAAATTGACAAAGAATACCCATTGATCCTTGGACGCCCATTCGTGAACACAAGCAGAGCACTTATTGATGTGAATGTAGGCAAGTTGACTATGTGA